A window from Pseudonocardia cypriaca encodes these proteins:
- a CDS encoding Lrp/AsnC family transcriptional regulator, giving the protein MRKPYRLDAVDREILFQLQRDGRLSNVELARRVGLTPPPCLRRVKRLEEAGVISGYRATVDPVATGQSFEVIVSVEITLTDLGTLRDFEAAVAGFDEVVEFRRMFGRPDYFLRVLVADQTEYEEHHMKLLGLPAVSRVVSHQTMKRIKTRD; this is encoded by the coding sequence GTGCGCAAGCCGTACCGCCTCGATGCCGTCGATCGTGAAATATTGTTCCAACTCCAGCGGGACGGCCGCTTGAGCAACGTCGAGCTGGCGCGCCGCGTGGGCCTGACGCCACCTCCGTGCCTGCGGCGCGTCAAACGGCTGGAGGAGGCCGGGGTGATCAGCGGCTACCGGGCGACCGTCGACCCCGTGGCCACCGGGCAGAGCTTCGAGGTGATCGTCTCCGTGGAGATCACGCTCACCGACCTCGGAACGCTGCGCGACTTCGAGGCGGCCGTGGCCGGGTTCGACGAGGTGGTCGAGTTCCGCCGGATGTTCGGGCGCCCCGACTACTTCCTGCGCGTCCTCGTGGCCGACCAGACCGAGTACGAGGAGCACCACATGAAGCTGCTCGGGCTGCCCGCGGTGTCGCGGGTCGTGTCGCACCAGACGATGAAGCGGATCAAGACCCGGGACTGA
- a CDS encoding AzlC family ABC transporter permease, giving the protein MSARPAWSELLPVGFAVAAMGLAFGVLVTRSGLEWWWATIFASVIFAGSLEFLLLGLVTALAPLGQVAAAAFLVNFRHVFYAMSFPLHRVPGVAAKAYSTFALTDEAYALTARPEAQTWSRARILGLQAFVHAFWAGSVTLGALGGALIPPDVKGLDFAVTALFLVLGIDAFRARRDVPGAVIAVACALVAHVVFGEQMLVAAMAMFTLFLLARYAVRRA; this is encoded by the coding sequence ATGAGCGCCCGGCCGGCATGGAGCGAGCTGCTCCCGGTCGGTTTCGCGGTCGCCGCCATGGGCCTGGCGTTCGGGGTGCTGGTGACGCGGTCCGGCCTGGAGTGGTGGTGGGCCACCATCTTCGCCTCGGTGATCTTCGCGGGCTCGCTGGAGTTCCTCCTGCTGGGCCTGGTGACGGCGCTCGCGCCGCTCGGCCAGGTCGCGGCCGCCGCCTTCCTGGTCAACTTCCGGCACGTGTTCTACGCGATGTCCTTCCCGCTGCACCGCGTGCCGGGCGTCGCGGCGAAGGCCTACAGCACCTTCGCCCTCACCGACGAGGCCTACGCCCTGACGGCCCGGCCGGAGGCACAGACCTGGAGCAGGGCGCGGATCCTGGGGTTGCAGGCGTTCGTGCACGCCTTCTGGGCCGGGAGCGTGACGCTCGGGGCGCTCGGTGGCGCGCTGATCCCCCCGGACGTGAAGGGCCTCGACTTCGCGGTCACCGCACTCTTCCTCGTGCTCGGGATCGACGCCTTCCGCGCCCGCCGCGACGTCCCGGGCGCCGTCATCGCGGTCGCCTGCGCGCTGGTCGCGCACGTCGTGTTCGGCGAGCAGATGCTCGTGGCCGCGATGGCGATGTTCACCCTGTTCCTGCTCGCCAGGTACGCGGTCCGCCGTGCCTGA
- a CDS encoding branched-chain amino acid transporter permease, whose protein sequence is MPDAAYLASVVAVAAAVTWTLRSLPFALLAPLRRSDVVPYLATTMPVGVMAILVVHSLRQTPLAVPPHGAAAGIALCATVALHLWRRNVVLSIAGGTAVHVALTSVVFAV, encoded by the coding sequence GTGCCTGACGCCGCGTACCTGGCCTCGGTCGTGGCCGTGGCGGCCGCCGTGACCTGGACGCTCCGCTCGCTCCCCTTCGCCCTGCTCGCCCCGCTGCGCCGCAGCGACGTGGTGCCCTACCTCGCCACGACCATGCCCGTCGGCGTGATGGCCATCCTGGTCGTCCACTCCCTGCGGCAAACCCCGCTCGCCGTGCCGCCCCACGGCGCCGCCGCCGGGATCGCGCTCTGCGCCACCGTGGCGCTGCACCTCTGGCGGCGCAACGTCGTGCTCTCCATCGCAGGCGGCACCGCCGTCCACGTGGCCCTCACCAGCGTCGTGTTCGCGGTCTGA
- a CDS encoding MerR family DNA-binding transcriptional regulator, with the protein MPTPRLVTTGELARALGLHVRTIQRYRADGVITPEFETRGGHGRWDIEKVKQQLRDLRQRGDE; encoded by the coding sequence ATGCCGACACCACGCCTGGTCACTACGGGTGAGCTAGCGCGTGCACTGGGATTGCACGTCCGCACGATCCAGAGGTACCGCGCCGACGGCGTGATCACGCCGGAGTTCGAGACCAGGGGCGGTCACGGGCGCTGGGACATCGAGAAGGTCAAGCAGCAGCTCCGCGACCTCCGCCAGCGCGGGGACGAATAG
- a CDS encoding ArsR/SmtB family transcription factor: protein MDEVFKALADPTRRSLLDRLREQNGQTLRELCERLDMARQSATQHLDVLAQANLVTVVRRGRERLHYLNPVPIHEIEERWISGFDKARMRLISEIKIQAEEYAMTEETVPGYVYVTYIRASAEQVWQALTDADVTTRYWGHANVSDWQPGSTWEHRRVDGSGQLDAIGKVVDTEPPTRLVITFEDSLDESRDPSVVTFLVEPHQDIVRLTVTHENLPNREMLNGISSGWPAVLANLKSLLETGDVLPQAPWDMAPAHV from the coding sequence ATGGACGAGGTCTTCAAGGCGCTGGCCGACCCCACGAGGCGGTCGCTGCTGGACCGGCTGCGCGAGCAGAACGGTCAGACGCTGCGCGAGCTGTGCGAACGTCTGGACATGGCCCGCCAGTCGGCCACGCAGCACCTCGACGTCCTCGCGCAGGCCAACCTCGTCACCGTGGTTCGGCGCGGTCGGGAGCGGCTGCACTACCTCAACCCGGTACCGATCCACGAGATCGAGGAGCGCTGGATCTCCGGGTTCGACAAGGCCCGCATGCGGTTGATCAGCGAGATCAAGATCCAGGCAGAGGAGTACGCCATGACCGAGGAAACCGTGCCCGGCTACGTCTACGTCACCTACATCCGCGCGAGCGCCGAGCAGGTGTGGCAGGCGTTGACGGACGCCGACGTCACCACGCGCTACTGGGGCCACGCCAACGTCTCGGACTGGCAGCCGGGCTCCACGTGGGAGCACCGGCGCGTCGACGGGTCGGGCCAGCTCGACGCCATCGGGAAGGTGGTCGACACCGAGCCCCCGACGCGCCTGGTGATCACCTTCGAGGACAGCCTCGACGAGTCACGCGACCCCTCGGTGGTCACCTTCCTCGTCGAACCGCACCAGGACATCGTCCGGCTCACTGTGACGCACGAGAACCTCCCGAACCGCGAGATGCTGAACGGGATCTCGTCCGGCTGGCCGGCCGTGCTGGCCAACCTCAAGTCGCTGCTAGAGACCGGCGACGTCCTCCCGCAGGCCCCGTGGGACATGGCTCCGGCCCATGTCTGA
- a CDS encoding DinB family protein, with protein MSDPKVPIDTGPLRDAYGALLEAAATVADAGEVKSPPPGEWNADQILAHVAIVTAGTITAVSRVAAGENATYDNRTSQDAWTIERIIALAGGNEGLRERIRVQGEALCSLGQALGATELDTSVPTLLLSGGNALVDQPVPVRDLVLGLAEAELPGHAKQLLALLPNA; from the coding sequence ATGTCTGACCCGAAGGTGCCGATTGACACCGGCCCGCTCCGGGACGCCTACGGCGCGCTGCTGGAGGCCGCCGCCACCGTCGCCGATGCGGGCGAGGTGAAGTCCCCGCCGCCCGGCGAGTGGAACGCCGACCAGATCCTGGCGCACGTCGCGATCGTCACGGCAGGCACGATCACGGCGGTCTCCCGCGTCGCGGCCGGGGAGAACGCGACGTACGACAACCGCACCTCGCAGGACGCCTGGACCATCGAGCGCATCATCGCCCTCGCCGGCGGCAACGAGGGGCTGCGGGAGCGCATCCGGGTGCAGGGCGAGGCACTGTGCAGTCTCGGGCAGGCGCTCGGCGCGACCGAGCTCGACACGTCCGTGCCCACCCTGCTCCTGTCCGGCGGAAACGCGCTGGTCGACCAGCCGGTGCCGGTGCGGGACCTCGTCCTGGGCCTCGCGGAGGCGGAGCTGCCCGGCCACGCGAAGCAGCTCCTCGCGCTGCTGCCGAACGCCTGA
- a CDS encoding MBL fold metallo-hydrolase, with product MEERLRRAAGIRSLTIGDTTVSYVPDGAVQLAPRAWLPDTTDETWGEHPEYLDDSGNLVASIGGLLVERGDRALLIDAGFGPQAVPAQPGNPHGAIHGGALLDNLAALGRRPADIEAVAISHLHIDHLGWAWHPAPGSDEPAFTGAHYPISEPEWNQRHLAEAQGTSREILEVLRPRVRTVTDGEEIFPGVRAMLTPGHTAGHAAYVITAGERRVIAFGDAFHSPVQMEHPEWWAAPDHDRGRSTSFRRALVDELTTPRTIGFGIHFADVQFGHVRSDGGRPAWRPVDD from the coding sequence GTGGAGGAGCGGCTCCGGCGCGCGGCGGGCATCAGGTCGCTGACGATCGGCGACACCACGGTGAGCTACGTGCCCGACGGTGCGGTCCAGCTCGCTCCACGGGCCTGGCTGCCGGACACCACGGACGAGACCTGGGGCGAGCACCCCGAGTACCTCGACGACTCCGGCAACCTCGTGGCCAGCATCGGAGGTCTGCTGGTGGAACGCGGCGACCGAGCACTGCTGATCGACGCCGGGTTCGGCCCGCAGGCGGTACCGGCGCAGCCGGGCAACCCGCACGGCGCGATCCACGGCGGCGCCCTGCTGGACAACCTCGCCGCGCTCGGGCGCCGCCCCGCCGACATCGAGGCGGTCGCGATCAGCCACCTGCACATCGACCACCTCGGCTGGGCGTGGCATCCCGCCCCCGGTAGCGACGAGCCCGCGTTCACCGGCGCCCACTACCCGATCTCGGAGCCCGAGTGGAACCAGCGCCACCTCGCCGAAGCGCAGGGCACCTCCCGCGAGATCCTCGAGGTGCTGCGACCGCGCGTGCGGACGGTGACCGACGGGGAGGAGATCTTCCCCGGCGTCCGGGCCATGCTCACCCCTGGCCACACCGCCGGGCACGCGGCCTACGTGATCACCGCGGGGGAGCGCCGGGTGATCGCCTTCGGGGACGCGTTCCACTCCCCGGTCCAGATGGAGCACCCGGAGTGGTGGGCCGCACCAGATCACGACCGGGGCCGGTCCACGAGCTTCCGCCGCGCTCTGGTCGACGAACTGACCACGCCGCGCACGATCGGGTTCGGCATCCATTTCGCCGACGTGCAGTTCGGCCACGTCCGATCGGACGGCGGCCGGCCGGCATGGCGCCCGGTCGACGACTGA
- a CDS encoding MarR family winged helix-turn-helix transcriptional regulator, with translation MTTSDQQAVAERELCGLVNGLATRIGAHVRERAGKLGLTAAQATALRELTGPMTMSELAERMSCEPSNATVVVDKLESQGLLERRPHPSDRRAKQLFLTSEGTELRERLLELLTAESPLAGLTRQEQGLLHDLLERAVSHSG, from the coding sequence GTGACAACGTCGGACCAGCAGGCCGTCGCCGAGCGGGAGCTGTGCGGGCTGGTGAACGGGCTGGCCACCCGGATCGGCGCCCACGTCCGCGAACGCGCCGGGAAGCTCGGCCTCACCGCGGCACAGGCCACCGCCCTCCGGGAGCTCACCGGGCCGATGACGATGAGCGAGCTGGCCGAGCGGATGAGCTGTGAACCGTCGAACGCCACCGTCGTGGTCGACAAGCTGGAGAGCCAGGGGCTGCTCGAACGCCGCCCCCACCCCTCCGACCGCCGGGCGAAGCAGCTGTTCCTCACGTCCGAAGGCACCGAGCTCCGGGAACGGCTCCTCGAGCTCCTCACAGCGGAGTCACCACTCGCGGGCCTGACCCGACAGGAGCAGGGCCTCTTGCACGACCTCCTGGAACGGGCCGTCTCGCACAGCGGCTGA
- a CDS encoding SDR family oxidoreductase yields the protein MDIAGSTALVTGANRGIGRHFAQQLVQRGAAKVYATARRPHLVDVPGVEVLALDITDPDSVAAAAAVADDVTLLVNNAGSITFSNLVTGDLAAVRLDVETHFFGTLHMVRAFAPVLAAGGGGAIVNVLSALSWFAYDGVNAYAAAKAAEWSLTNGVRLELAGQGTLVTGVHLGSADTDMVAAFDIDKIDPADVARAALDGVEAGAIEVLVDDAAREVKASLAGDPAAFYGLGVPAA from the coding sequence ATGGACATCGCTGGATCGACGGCCCTCGTCACGGGGGCCAACCGCGGCATCGGACGCCACTTCGCGCAGCAGCTCGTCCAGCGGGGCGCGGCGAAGGTCTACGCGACGGCGCGCCGGCCGCACCTCGTCGACGTGCCGGGGGTCGAGGTGCTGGCCCTCGACATCACCGACCCCGACTCCGTCGCTGCTGCGGCGGCCGTCGCCGACGACGTGACGCTGCTGGTCAACAACGCGGGGAGCATCACGTTCTCGAACCTGGTCACCGGCGACCTCGCGGCCGTGCGGCTGGACGTGGAGACGCACTTCTTCGGGACGTTGCACATGGTGCGCGCGTTCGCGCCGGTGCTGGCGGCGGGCGGAGGTGGCGCGATCGTCAACGTGCTGTCGGCGCTCTCGTGGTTCGCCTACGACGGCGTGAACGCGTACGCCGCCGCGAAAGCCGCGGAGTGGAGCCTCACCAACGGCGTCCGTCTCGAGCTTGCAGGCCAGGGCACGCTGGTCACCGGCGTGCACCTGGGATCGGCCGACACCGACATGGTCGCGGCCTTCGACATCGACAAGATCGACCCGGCGGACGTGGCGCGCGCCGCGCTCGACGGGGTGGAGGCGGGTGCGATCGAGGTGCTCGTCGACGACGCCGCCCGCGAGGTCAAGGCGTCCCTCGCCGGTGACCCGGCTGCGTTCTACGGGCTGGGTGTGCCGGCTGCCTGA
- a CDS encoding MerR family transcriptional regulator, whose protein sequence is MRIGEVAERAGVSVRALRYYEEQQLLAPQRTSGGQRRYADGAVQRVRWIQLLLGAGLPTRTIRELLPCVESGVVTTDVLRRLGEERTRIDEQVTELVTVRDRLDALIATAEQPGPGCVRVYA, encoded by the coding sequence GTGCGTATCGGCGAGGTTGCGGAGCGAGCCGGGGTGAGCGTGCGCGCCCTGCGCTACTACGAGGAGCAGCAGCTGCTGGCGCCGCAGCGCACGTCGGGCGGGCAGCGGCGCTACGCCGACGGCGCGGTCCAGCGGGTCCGCTGGATCCAGCTCCTGCTCGGCGCCGGACTGCCCACCCGCACCATCCGCGAGCTGCTGCCTTGCGTGGAGTCCGGTGTGGTCACCACCGACGTGCTGCGACGCCTCGGCGAGGAGCGGACCCGCATCGACGAGCAGGTCACCGAGCTCGTCACGGTGCGCGACCGGCTCGACGCCCTCATCGCGACCGCTGAGCAGCCGGGCCCGGGGTGTGTCCGCGTGTACGCCTGA
- a CDS encoding LLM class flavin-dependent oxidoreductase, with the protein MTRPFRFGVVAPLTTDLPTWLARVRRIADSGYSTLLMPDVPQWQPAPGPTLATAAALTDLRVGTWVYASPLRPAWMTAWEAHSLSVLTDGRFEMGIATGRPGIEDELRRLGLPAVPPSERLAQVRETVTALRDLDGPDRHTPVAMAVSGPKARALAVDVADTVTFALHDVPRAEVARLARDSRAVRDLELALHVPVVGDTVAPFMAHPATDPAALHAMDSLAVLPDDPAAAAEEIQRRREEIGFSYFVFGADVADAFAPVVAELAGH; encoded by the coding sequence ATGACGAGACCATTCCGGTTCGGGGTCGTCGCCCCGCTCACAACCGACCTGCCGACGTGGCTGGCCCGCGTGCGCCGCATCGCCGACAGCGGCTACTCGACGCTGCTGATGCCGGACGTCCCGCAATGGCAACCGGCGCCCGGCCCCACGCTGGCCACCGCCGCGGCCCTCACCGACCTGCGCGTGGGCACCTGGGTGTACGCCTCCCCGCTCCGCCCGGCGTGGATGACGGCGTGGGAGGCGCACTCGTTGTCGGTGCTCACCGACGGTCGCTTCGAGATGGGTATCGCCACCGGCAGGCCGGGGATCGAGGACGAGCTCCGCAGACTGGGACTGCCGGCGGTGCCACCGAGCGAGCGGCTGGCCCAGGTGCGTGAGACCGTCACGGCACTGCGGGATCTCGACGGCCCCGACCGTCACACGCCTGTGGCGATGGCCGTGAGCGGTCCGAAGGCCAGGGCGCTGGCGGTTGACGTCGCAGACACGGTCACCTTCGCCTTGCACGATGTGCCTCGGGCCGAGGTCGCACGACTGGCCCGCGACTCCCGCGCCGTCCGGGATCTCGAGCTCGCGCTCCACGTGCCGGTTGTCGGCGACACCGTCGCGCCGTTCATGGCGCATCCCGCCACCGACCCTGCTGCGCTCCACGCGATGGACTCGCTGGCGGTACTGCCGGACGACCCGGCGGCCGCCGCCGAAGAGATCCAGCGGCGACGGGAGGAGATCGGCTTCTCCTACTTCGTCTTCGGCGCCGACGTCGCCGACGCGTTCGCGCCGGTCGTGGCCGAGCTCGCCGGACATTAG
- a CDS encoding RNA polymerase sigma factor — MSDVEEVITRAHHEEWARVVASLTRRFGDLDIAEEAAAEAFATAVERWPADGPPPNPGAWLTTTANRKAIDRIRRESKRDDKQKEARMVYDDDPPEPLGAIDDDRLRLIFTCCHPALAMETRVALTLRMVGGLTVPEIARAFLVQEAATGRRITRAKAKIKAARIPYRVPSAEELPARVSGVLAVLFLVFNEGYLATGPDTDPVRQDLTAEAIRLTRLIRVLLPDDGEVAGLLALMLLIEARRTARISAGGELVALDEQDRGAWDAAMIAEGHWLVRERLAAAAAGVAPGRYQILAAINAVHTSARDMRDTDWSQILALYDQLVRLDPSPIIALNRAIAVAELDGPEVALAAVNRLQDTLAGYHAYHATRADLLRRLGRSQESRAAYDRAIELAGNTAETAYLSRRRDQLR, encoded by the coding sequence GTGAGCGACGTCGAAGAGGTGATCACCCGGGCCCACCACGAGGAGTGGGCCAGGGTGGTGGCCTCCCTGACCAGGCGCTTCGGTGACCTCGACATCGCCGAGGAGGCGGCGGCCGAGGCGTTCGCGACCGCCGTCGAGCGGTGGCCGGCCGACGGCCCACCTCCCAACCCCGGTGCCTGGCTGACCACCACCGCGAACCGCAAGGCGATCGACCGGATCCGGCGCGAGAGCAAGCGCGACGACAAGCAGAAGGAGGCTCGGATGGTGTACGACGACGACCCGCCCGAGCCCCTCGGCGCCATCGACGACGACCGGCTCCGGCTGATCTTCACCTGCTGCCACCCGGCGCTGGCGATGGAGACCCGCGTGGCGCTGACGCTGCGCATGGTCGGCGGTCTGACCGTGCCCGAGATCGCCCGTGCCTTCCTGGTGCAGGAGGCCGCCACGGGGCGGCGGATCACCCGCGCGAAGGCCAAGATCAAGGCGGCGCGCATCCCGTACCGGGTGCCGTCCGCGGAGGAGCTCCCGGCCCGCGTCTCCGGCGTACTGGCCGTCCTGTTCCTCGTCTTCAACGAGGGCTACCTGGCGACCGGCCCTGACACCGATCCGGTCCGTCAGGACCTGACCGCCGAGGCCATCCGGCTCACCCGACTGATCCGAGTCCTCCTGCCGGACGACGGTGAGGTGGCCGGGCTACTGGCGCTGATGCTCCTCATCGAGGCCCGCCGCACTGCGCGGATCTCGGCCGGGGGCGAACTGGTCGCCCTCGACGAGCAGGACCGTGGGGCATGGGACGCGGCGATGATCGCCGAGGGTCACTGGCTGGTGCGCGAGCGCCTCGCCGCTGCCGCCGCCGGCGTGGCTCCGGGTCGCTACCAGATCCTCGCAGCGATCAACGCCGTGCACACCTCCGCCCGCGACATGCGCGACACCGACTGGTCCCAGATCCTCGCCCTCTACGACCAGCTCGTGCGCCTCGACCCATCCCCGATCATCGCCCTCAACCGGGCCATCGCGGTCGCCGAGCTCGACGGCCCGGAGGTGGCACTGGCGGCCGTCAACCGTCTCCAGGACACGTTGGCCGGCTATCACGCCTACCACGCCACCCGCGCCGACCTGCTGCGCCGGCTGGGCCGCAGTCAGGAGTCGCGCGCGGCCTACGACAGAGCGATCGAGCTGGCGGGCAACACCGCCGAGACCGCCTACCTGAGCCGCCGCCGCGACCAGCTGCGGTAG
- a CDS encoding YciI family protein: MRYLVSVIDDKSNPGSTDREPAISAFNERLIADGYWVFAGGLADTDAATVVDNRGEQPVFSDGPFVESKEYLAGVWVWEAPDLDVALELAAEASKVCDRKIEVRPFR; this comes from the coding sequence ATGCGATACCTGGTTTCCGTGATCGATGACAAGAGCAACCCCGGCAGCACGGACAGGGAGCCTGCCATCAGCGCGTTCAACGAACGGCTGATCGCCGACGGCTACTGGGTCTTCGCGGGTGGACTCGCCGACACCGACGCGGCCACGGTCGTCGACAACCGGGGCGAGCAGCCGGTGTTCAGCGACGGGCCTTTCGTGGAGTCGAAGGAGTACCTCGCCGGCGTCTGGGTGTGGGAGGCCCCCGATCTGGATGTGGCGCTCGAGCTCGCCGCTGAGGCGTCGAAGGTCTGCGATCGGAAGATCGAGGTGCGGCCGTTCCGGTGA
- a CDS encoding dihydrofolate reductase family protein, with product MKLTTMTQVTLDGVMQGNGGASEDRSNGFERGGWARGKGDDETRTFITETCQRAEAFLFGRRTYELFAGSWGSVHQMRVHPIGVAFDEAPKYVASTTLTAPRWKDTTVLPGDLAAAVGELKAKPGGELQVHGSGALTRWLLENGLVDEMTLIVIPVILGQGARLFPETGPDLALDLVESRVDSKGVSIQVYRPAGRPQYATA from the coding sequence ATGAAGCTGACGACCATGACCCAGGTCACCCTCGATGGAGTGATGCAGGGCAACGGCGGCGCGTCGGAAGACCGCAGCAACGGGTTCGAGCGCGGCGGATGGGCCCGGGGGAAGGGCGACGACGAGACCAGGACGTTCATCACGGAGACCTGCCAGCGCGCAGAGGCGTTCCTGTTCGGCCGGCGCACCTACGAGCTGTTCGCCGGCTCCTGGGGGTCGGTCCACCAGATGCGCGTACATCCCATCGGCGTCGCCTTCGACGAGGCCCCGAAGTACGTCGCCTCGACCACGCTCACCGCGCCGCGTTGGAAGGACACGACCGTTCTCCCCGGTGACCTCGCGGCGGCCGTCGGTGAGCTGAAGGCCAAGCCCGGGGGCGAGCTGCAGGTGCACGGCAGTGGGGCCCTGACCCGGTGGCTGCTGGAGAACGGTCTGGTCGACGAGATGACCCTGATCGTGATCCCGGTGATCCTCGGCCAGGGCGCGAGACTGTTCCCGGAGACCGGCCCGGACCTCGCGCTCGACCTGGTCGAGTCGCGGGTCGACTCGAAGGGCGTGTCGATCCAGGTCTACCGGCCGGCCGGGCGCCCGCAGTACGCAACGGCCTGA
- a CDS encoding enoyl-CoA hydratase/isomerase family protein, producing the protein MHDDAYATLRVSREAGIVRVTLDNPPVNVLDVALMADLRHLLTGLRDDDSVRVIVFDSADPDFFIAHVDMSLVDAPDAFDELAADVPEGANVFQALGELLRHQPQVTIVKLAGLARGGGAEFVTAADMAFAAIGRAGVGQIEALMGIVPGGGGTQYLAGRIGRNRALEAVLGADLHDAETAERYGWVNRAVPADELDDVVDRLARNIAALPEGVVAAAKRAILPDDLSDGFRREHDAWASQVVRPAAERLIRGGLAHGAQTRDGERDLEGLLRDLAGR; encoded by the coding sequence ATGCACGACGACGCCTACGCGACCCTGCGCGTGAGCCGGGAGGCCGGCATCGTCCGGGTCACGCTCGACAACCCGCCCGTCAACGTCCTGGACGTCGCCCTCATGGCCGACCTCCGGCACCTGCTGACAGGGTTGCGGGACGACGACTCGGTCCGGGTGATCGTGTTCGACAGCGCCGACCCGGACTTCTTCATCGCCCACGTCGACATGTCCCTCGTCGACGCACCGGACGCCTTCGACGAACTCGCGGCCGACGTACCCGAAGGCGCCAACGTCTTCCAAGCCCTCGGGGAGCTGTTGCGACACCAGCCCCAGGTGACCATCGTCAAGCTCGCCGGCCTGGCGCGCGGCGGAGGGGCGGAGTTCGTCACGGCCGCGGACATGGCGTTCGCAGCGATCGGCCGCGCCGGGGTCGGCCAGATCGAGGCCCTCATGGGCATCGTCCCCGGCGGCGGAGGCACCCAGTACCTCGCCGGCCGGATCGGCCGCAACCGCGCTCTGGAAGCGGTGCTCGGCGCCGACCTGCACGACGCGGAGACCGCCGAACGCTACGGATGGGTCAACCGGGCCGTCCCCGCCGACGAGCTCGACGACGTCGTCGACCGCCTCGCCCGCAACATCGCCGCGCTGCCCGAGGGCGTGGTCGCGGCGGCCAAACGCGCCATCCTCCCCGACGACCTGTCCGATGGCTTCCGGCGAGAACACGACGCCTGGGCGAGCCAGGTCGTTCGACCCGCGGCCGAACGGTTGATCCGTGGCGGACTGGCCCACGGCGCCCAGACCCGCGACGGTGAGCGCGATCTGGAGGGCTTGCTCCGCGACCTGGCCGGCCGATAG
- a CDS encoding winged helix-turn-helix transcriptional regulator, giving the protein MATPGTEIGIDTGIVYRSDCPSRPILDQIADKWSMMVMAVLDRPRRFNDIKRRLEGVTQRVLTQTLRRLERNGMIERRVLPTSPVGVEYSLTPLGESLREPFGHLYGWTVDHADEIRNCQQSYDRRLHAEQP; this is encoded by the coding sequence ATGGCCACTCCTGGCACGGAAATCGGCATCGACACGGGCATCGTCTACCGGTCCGACTGCCCCAGCCGCCCGATCCTCGACCAGATCGCCGACAAGTGGTCGATGATGGTGATGGCCGTCCTCGACAGGCCCCGCCGGTTCAACGACATCAAGCGCCGCCTCGAGGGCGTCACGCAGCGGGTCCTGACCCAGACCCTGCGCCGCCTGGAACGCAATGGGATGATCGAGCGGCGGGTACTGCCGACCTCACCGGTCGGGGTCGAGTACTCCCTCACCCCGCTCGGCGAATCGCTGCGGGAGCCGTTCGGTCATCTCTACGGCTGGACCGTCGACCACGCCGACGAGATCCGGAACTGCCAGCAGAGCTACGACCGGCGTCTGCACGCTGAACAGCCGTAG
- a CDS encoding nuclear transport factor 2 family protein, with product MSDSLTSHLAQLEQQRVDALLTVDTARFDALHDPAYELCNPTGTVWGKAAYLRRLTTGQLAYSQLDTTSEIDVLASETLAVLRYRCLIALRVDGTDIPTHECQHIDIYIRAADGQWRCRCSQATGIMGATIPAAAQ from the coding sequence ATGTCTGACAGTCTCACAAGCCACCTCGCGCAGCTGGAACAGCAGCGAGTCGATGCGCTACTCACCGTCGATACGGCCAGATTCGACGCGCTGCACGACCCCGCCTACGAGCTGTGCAACCCGACGGGAACAGTCTGGGGCAAGGCCGCGTACCTGCGGCGTCTGACCACCGGCCAGCTGGCCTACAGCCAGCTCGACACGACCTCCGAGATCGATGTCCTGGCCTCCGAGACCCTCGCCGTGCTGCGTTACCGCTGCCTGATCGCCCTACGCGTCGACGGCACCGACATCCCCACCCACGAGTGCCAGCACATCGACATCTACATCCGCGCCGCCGACGGGCAGTGGCGGTGTCGATGCTCACAGGCCACCGGGATCATGGGCGCCACCATCCCTGCGGCGGCCCAATAG